One part of the Corynebacterium sp. CNCTC7651 genome encodes these proteins:
- the rplV gene encoding 50S ribosomal protein L22, translated as MADTITTASATAKFVRTSPMKARRVLALVRGKSVAEALAILKYAPQAAAKPVAKVIASAAANAENNFGLDPRTLVIAECYANEGPTMRRYQPRAQGRAFQIRKRTSHITVVVESKEGAK; from the coding sequence CCGCGACGGCCAAGTTCGTGCGCACTTCCCCGATGAAGGCCCGCCGCGTGCTGGCCCTCGTCCGCGGCAAGTCCGTTGCTGAGGCCCTCGCCATTCTGAAGTACGCACCGCAGGCAGCTGCTAAGCCGGTTGCCAAGGTCATCGCTTCCGCGGCGGCCAACGCCGAGAACAACTTCGGCCTTGACCCGCGCACGCTCGTCATCGCCGAGTGCTACGCAAACGAGGGCCCGACCATGCGCCGCTACCAGCCGCGCGCTCAGGGCCGTGCCTTCCAGATCCGGAAGCGCACCTCCCACATCACTGTTGTTGTCGAGTCCAAGGAAGGGGCAAAGTAA
- the rpsC gene encoding 30S ribosomal protein S3, whose protein sequence is MGQKIHPHGLRLGITADWKSHWYADKNYADYVAEDIKIREYLAKNLERAGIADVVIERTRDRVRVDIHTARPGIVIGRRGAEADRIRRELEKLTGKMVALNILEVKNVDANAALVAQSVAEQLVNRVAFRRAMRKAIQSAMRNPQVKGIKVMCSGRLGGAEMSRVERYHEGRVPLHTLRAEIDYGTAEAHTTFGVIGVKVWIYKGDVVGGVRESELNAPAADRRGRGDRDRRPRRGGQRRQRAEQKQEG, encoded by the coding sequence ATGGGTCAGAAAATCCACCCCCACGGCCTTCGCCTGGGTATTACGGCTGACTGGAAGTCCCACTGGTACGCCGACAAGAACTACGCCGACTACGTCGCCGAGGACATCAAGATCCGCGAGTACCTGGCGAAGAACCTCGAGCGCGCCGGCATCGCCGACGTTGTCATCGAGCGCACCCGCGATCGCGTCCGCGTTGACATTCACACCGCCCGCCCGGGCATCGTGATTGGCCGCCGCGGTGCTGAGGCTGACCGTATCCGCCGCGAGCTGGAGAAGCTCACCGGCAAGATGGTCGCCCTCAACATCCTCGAGGTCAAGAACGTCGACGCTAACGCGGCACTCGTCGCACAGTCTGTGGCTGAGCAGCTGGTCAACCGTGTGGCATTCCGCCGCGCGATGCGTAAGGCTATCCAGTCCGCGATGCGCAACCCGCAGGTCAAGGGCATCAAGGTGATGTGCTCTGGCCGTCTGGGTGGCGCTGAGATGTCCCGTGTTGAGCGTTACCACGAGGGCCGTGTGCCGCTGCACACGCTCCGCGCTGAGATCGACTACGGCACGGCTGAAGCACACACCACCTTCGGCGTCATCGGCGTCAAGGTGTGGATCTACAAGGGCGATGTCGTCGGCGGTGTCCGCGAGTCCGAGCTCAACGCTCCGGCTGCAGACCGCCGTGGCCGCGGTGACCGCGACCGCCGCCCGCGCCGCGGTGGCCAGCGCCGCCAGCGTGCAGAGCAGAAGCAGGAGGGCTAA
- the rplP gene encoding 50S ribosomal protein L16, protein MLIPKRVKYRRQHRPTRSGVSKGGNKINFGDYGLQALEPAYITNRQIESARIAINRHVKRGRKVWINIFPDRPLTQKPLGVRMGSGKGPVEKWVANVKPGRILFEMSYPNEETAMEALRRAGAKLPCKTRVIKKEDQF, encoded by the coding sequence ATGCTGATTCCTAAGCGCGTGAAGTACCGCCGCCAGCACCGTCCGACCCGTTCCGGCGTGTCCAAGGGTGGCAACAAGATCAACTTCGGTGATTACGGCCTGCAGGCTCTTGAGCCGGCCTACATCACCAACCGCCAGATCGAGTCCGCTCGTATTGCGATCAACCGCCACGTCAAGCGTGGCCGCAAGGTCTGGATCAACATCTTCCCGGACCGCCCGCTGACCCAGAAGCCGCTCGGTGTGCGTATGGGTTCCGGTAAGGGCCCGGTTGAGAAGTGGGTGGCTAACGTGAAGCCTGGCCGCATCCTCTTCGAGATGTCCTACCCGAACGAGGAGACCGCTATGGAGGCTCTGCGCCGCGCTGGCGCGAAGCTGCCGTGCAAGACCCGCGTGATCAAGAAGGAGGACCAGTTCTAA
- the rpmC gene encoding 50S ribosomal protein L29, which yields MAAGTPASEFRELTDDELRTRLTEAKEELFNLRFQLATGQLTNNRRISTVKRDIARIYTVLRERELGLSVVPGAEA from the coding sequence ATGGCTGCCGGTACCCCCGCATCTGAATTCCGCGAGCTCACCGACGATGAGCTGCGCACCCGCCTGACCGAGGCGAAGGAAGAGCTGTTCAACCTGCGCTTCCAGCTCGCCACCGGTCAGCTGACCAACAACCGCCGCATCTCCACCGTGAAGCGCGACATTGCTCGCATCTACACCGTGCTGCGCGAGCGCGAGCTCGGCCTGTCTGTCGTCCCGGGAGCTGAGGCATAA
- the rpsQ gene encoding 30S ribosomal protein S17 — MTEANVTENQTETTAAGKGPKNTPKQPKEKGLQKRRRGYVVSDKMDKTIVVEVEDRKSHPLYGKIVRTTKRVKAHDETNSAGIGDLVRIEETRPLSKDKHFRLVEIIEKAR; from the coding sequence ATGACTGAGGCAAACGTGACTGAGAACCAGACTGAGACCACTGCTGCTGGCAAGGGTCCGAAGAACACCCCGAAGCAGCCGAAGGAAAAGGGCCTGCAGAAGCGCCGCCGCGGCTACGTCGTGTCCGACAAGATGGACAAGACCATCGTGGTCGAGGTGGAGGACCGCAAGTCCCACCCGCTGTACGGCAAGATCGTGCGCACCACCAAGCGTGTGAAGGCTCACGATGAGACGAACTCCGCTGGCATCGGCGATCTCGTCCGCATCGAGGAGACCCGCCCGCTGTCCAAGGACAAGCACTTCCGCCTCGTCGAGATCATCGAGAAGGCCCGCTAG